The nucleotide sequence GTGCGGTTCGACGCGTCGAACCACACCAATCAACGGACGACCAATTCATCCCTGACGGGAATCAAACAAGTCTTCCGAACCAGACGAATGATTTTCTTGGCCGCTTCTTCGCTCGGGCAATGTCCGCTGACGATCAATTCATCCGCCAACAGTTGCACGGTCACGTCCGCCGTCGGAAAAGCGTGCCGAATCGCTTGGCTTAGCACCGACATTTTCTCACTTGCCGGGTCGTGCGAAGCTTCAACGGGTGCGGTCACGTGAACTTCGAATTCACGCGAGACCACCGAATCGCTGCCAACTGGCGATGCCCACACGGTCATGTGGGTGACACCGTTGCTGGCACCGATCAACTTGATTTGGCTGGGCCCTGCCGCGACGGCTTGGCATACGCCTTTGTCGTTGACACTGACCTTGTGCAGCTGGCCGCGGATGGTCAGCGAACGAACCTGGGCACGTGTCATGTACAGCGGCGTTGCCGATGTGGCCCGCAGTTGCTGGGCCGCTTCGGCGGCATCGGTCGTCCCGGTCCCCGGGGTCAACCGAGCCGAAACGTTTTGGACGGGTGTTTTCCAATGAAGCGTCTGGGGTCCGCGGGGTAGCGGAGGCAATGCGGGCGTTTGGGCCGGCATTGCTTCGGGCATTGGTGTCGGAATGTCGGCCGCGATGCTTTCGGATAGGTCCGGCGTGTCGTCTTGCTCTGCGGTTTCGACCGACTGCGGATCCACCCGGATCGGGTCAGGTGCCGTGCGAACGATGCTGGCGCCAGTTTCGGAAGCCGGCCGGAACGATGCCGGTGCCGCTGCAACGGCAACCGGCGGACGCCATTTGACGGCAGGATCCAGATTCGTCGGAGCCGTGGGTACTTCCGACGCGACAACCGGTTCGGCTTCCATCGGATCGGCCAAGGGCGCAGCCATTTCTGGTTCGACCACGGGCGATTCGATCGGCTGTGGCGAGGGCAGTTGGCGTTGCCCCGCGGCCAAGTTTTCTGTGTCGACCGACGTTTGAGTCTCATCCACCTCGGGATCATCTGAAACGTCGATGTCGGCACGTTGCTGCGAGTCCGCGATGTTGCCAGCGGCGTCGGGCGTGGGGCTGACCGATCCCGGGCCGGGAATCTGGTCTTGGGACGCGACGGACGTTTCGGTCTGTTCAGCAACCACCGCCGGTGCGTCTGCTTGTTCGGGCTCGCTATCCAAAGTCATCGGCGGGACTTCGGCCAAGTCGATTCTTGGTGCTGCTGCCAATCCGGCCTTGCTCAGTGCGGGCCGTGCCTGCTTGGTCGACGACTTTTGAATCGCTTGGTCCGTCGATCGCTTGGCGGGCTGGACGGTCGGTTCGTCCGACGAATCCGACAGTGAAAACTCGATCGCTTCACCGATGCGGTCGGCATCATCGCCATCGGCCACGGTGGCTGGATTGGATGCATCGCTTTTCACCGCGGGTGCGGCCTGCGGTTCGGGGACGTCCGCTAGCGAGAACGAATACGGTTGTGCCGAACCGACCACCGTGTCAGCGGCGGTCTGTTGGATGCGATCGGCAGTGGGCGCGACAGACTCCGGTGCAACCACCTGACCTGCGGTGACGTGTCCGGCGAAAGTTGGTGGTTGGTTGAAGTAGGCTCGGCTGTCGGCGTCGACCTTCGTCGCGTCACCTGCGGTGACCTCGTGTAGTTGACGGGCACCCAGGTTGGTCGATCGCAGCAGCGGGTTGGTTCGGATGGGCGACGGTTGCGGGGCCCGGACTGACATCTGCGACGATGCGGCTTGATGCTTCGCCCCCGCATCGATCGGTCGCAAACCGACGACGGAACCCATCGGCTTCAGCAACACGGCGGATTCGGATTGGCCGGACGTTTGATGGACGGCCGCTTGTTGGATCGGCTGTGTCTGCACAAACGGATTCGTGCGGATCGGTGCGGCCGACGACTGCTGTGCGACGGCCGCCGGCATCCAGGCAGTTGCAGAAACCCCGGCAGTCATCAACAACGCGAACAGACGCCGGCGTCGCCGGAATCGTTGCACGTTTTCGGGATTCTTTCGTTGGCCGCTTTGGAGTCGACGGTCACCCACCTGCGCATCCTTGCATTGAAGCGTCTTGGCCTCTGCACCCCCCCGGCGCAAAAAACCTTGAACCCGATCGATCGCGAACTCAGCAGGCCACAGGCCATGCGTCGGCGCGGCGACGGACTCGGATGCTTGTGTTATCGGAACCACCCGACCGCGACATTAACGATTCTGTCGATGCGATGTTTGGTGCTGATTGCCACAGCGAATTTGGTCATTCGGATTGACGCCGTCGTGCGGCTTCAAATGCGATCACAGCCGCTGAAATCGACAAATTCAGACTGTCAGCACTCCCAGACATGGGGATCCGAATCCCGCGCACCGGATGCCCGCCGCATGACCGCCAGTGGTTCCCCAGGCCCTTCGCCTC is from Crateriforma conspicua and encodes:
- a CDS encoding pilus assembly protein N-terminal domain-containing protein, encoding MGDRRLQSGQRKNPENVQRFRRRRRLFALLMTAGVSATAWMPAAVAQQSSAAPIRTNPFVQTQPIQQAAVHQTSGQSESAVLLKPMGSVVGLRPIDAGAKHQAASSQMSVRAPQPSPIRTNPLLRSTNLGARQLHEVTAGDATKVDADSRAYFNQPPTFAGHVTAGQVVAPESVAPTADRIQQTAADTVVGSAQPYSFSLADVPEPQAAPAVKSDASNPATVADGDDADRIGEAIEFSLSDSSDEPTVQPAKRSTDQAIQKSSTKQARPALSKAGLAAAPRIDLAEVPPMTLDSEPEQADAPAVVAEQTETSVASQDQIPGPGSVSPTPDAAGNIADSQQRADIDVSDDPEVDETQTSVDTENLAAGQRQLPSPQPIESPVVEPEMAAPLADPMEAEPVVASEVPTAPTNLDPAVKWRPPVAVAAAPASFRPASETGASIVRTAPDPIRVDPQSVETAEQDDTPDLSESIAADIPTPMPEAMPAQTPALPPLPRGPQTLHWKTPVQNVSARLTPGTGTTDAAEAAQQLRATSATPLYMTRAQVRSLTIRGQLHKVSVNDKGVCQAVAAGPSQIKLIGASNGVTHMTVWASPVGSDSVVSREFEVHVTAPVEASHDPASEKMSVLSQAIRHAFPTADVTVQLLADELIVSGHCPSEEAAKKIIRLVRKTCLIPVRDELVVR